The following nucleotide sequence is from Cricetulus griseus strain 17A/GY chromosome 9, alternate assembly CriGri-PICRH-1.0, whole genome shotgun sequence.
atcctaggagTATGAAGCAGGAGGGTCTCAACTTTGAGGACAGACACCCTTATagtgagtgagaccctgtgttgaaaaaaaaaaaacaaacagttgttatcctggggatggaacacaAGGATGCACTCACTGAGCTCTGTTTGAGATTGGTTAACCTCATTATATGCAGCTGTTTTACTTTtcccttgtttctctctctctctctctctctctctctctctctctctctctctctctctctctctttctctccagggtttctctgtgtagctttggagcctgtcctggcactcgctctggagaccaggctggcctggaactcacagagctccacctgcctctgcctcccaagtgctggcattaaaggtgtgtgccatcaccacctggcctatcttctttttttaataatttattttttattttatcttgcattggtgttttgcctgcatgtatgtctgtttgagggttgtcagatcttggagttacagacagttgtgagctgctctgtggatgctgggaattgaacccaggtcctctggaagagcaagcagtcagtgctctcaactgccgAGTTATCTTTCCAGCctgttttacttttctattgctgcaacaagaCACCACAGCCAAGGCAACTAATAAAAGACAGAGTTTATTTGGGTAttagagtttcagagggttagaggcCATGGCCATCATGTCTTGGAGCaaggcaacaggcaggcaggcatggcattggagcagtagctgagaacacacagaagacagagacagagagacgcaGGGAATGGAAgtcttttgaaagctcaaagcctacccccagtcacaccccctccaacaaggccacacataatccttcccaaacagttccaccaattagggatcaagtattcaaacataggagcctctgcaggccattctcattcaaaccaccacagtggttttctcaaaagaaaaatattctgagtTAGGAGATGCATGCTAGCTGGGCATAGTTgaactcacctttaatcccagaagaggcaggtgatctctgtgaatttaaaaataacttgaagCCCGGCATTGTTGGCCCACGCCTTCGAGTCTCTTGCCGGAGGCTCTGGCATGCTTCCCTCGAGGGGCGGGCCAGCAGGCACACGGAGGCCCTTCTCATTAGCTCTGACCTCGGCCTGGGCGATAGgccaccccaagtgctgggattacaggtgtgtgccaccacaccggGCCTCATTTGTTTTGAAATGCATCCAAAGATAATTTGGAGGCATGAGTAAGGCAGTAAGCAGATGTGAGAGAGAGTGAATAGAGTAAAATGTTAACGGGTAAGATTAGCTCGTGGATATGTGGGTGTCAACTTGCCATATCTTAGAAACGTCATAAATAAAATGATGGTGACCATATGATCAGGGTTGTTTTGATATATGTATTTACGAAGAGGAACGGGATGGACGTCTAACAGGCAGCTCTCTATGACAGAAACAAGGTAAATATATGTTTTCAGCTTTTTCGAACAAACCACACATTTGATTGAATCGAAAAGGAAGTAGCTGTTGAGACACAAGGAACAATAAGAGATACTTATAATGACACCCCGACCGAGTTGAGAGGGAGGACTAGAAGGCTGTCTGAAGAAGTCTGAGCTTCCATGTGGGGAAaggctgcattttttttcttgttttgattatCGGTGTGTCCCCTAATTAAATGATCACAGTCTTGGAACACATGGACCGGGGGCGTGCTCCCGAGAGAGAAAAGGGTCCCCCGTGTCTCCCCCCCCGCCCCGGGGTCCCTGTTCTGTTGAGGTCTTCATCAGCGCAAGCATCCTTCCGGAAAGGGTGTGGCTGCAATGCTTCCTGGGCCCTGCAGCTCTATCGTCGGTCTGTGTCTGGCTTTCTGAGAGGCATCAGTGTTGCAGCCTGGGAAGCTTTTCCCAGGGGGGGAAAAAGAAggagtcagaaagcagaggccgGCCCGTAATTAGCGAATATGGGGCGACAAGGGGGGATGTGCAGGGCACGGATGCGGTGGGGGCGCCAGATGGAAACGGCTCGTGGGTGGGGTCAGGATCAAGGCGGGGGTGGGGGACCCCAGGCCTCCAAAAGGCCGGGGACCGCGGGCTAGGGAAAGGGGAAGCGGCCGGCCGCAGCGGCGGCGGCGGAGCATAAAGAGGACGGACCGATGGACCGGGTTCGTATCCCCGGAGGGCGCTGCCAAGCAGCGGTGGGCGTGGCGCTGTCAAACTTCGTGGGGTGGGGGCGGGCCGGGGCGGGGCTCGGAGGGGGTGGAGCCTCAGCCCAAGCCAATAATGAGCCACGCTGTAGGCGGGGCCTGAGGCCTCAGGCGGAGCCAATGAGGAGCGCCTCGCCGTGCCGCTGGCCCGCCCTCGCGGGCGCCGCGCGCGCGCGCCAGAGCgtcccccccctccctccctccctccctccccccagcaGCCGTTAGGGGCGGGGCCTGCGGCCGCCGCGCGCGCGCTCCCGCCTCCCTTTGTGTCACcatggcggcggcggcggcggcggcggccagGGCGAGGGCGAGGGCGAGCATCGCGAACGAGGAGGGCTCGAAAGCCGCCGGGGTCTGAGGAGGCTGCCGCGACCATGGTGGTGAGGGGCCCCCGGGGccgtccgtctgtctgtccgCGTGCCCCGTGTCTGTCCGCGCGGCCCCGCCTGCGCGCGCCCCGCCCCGGCCCGCCCCGCCCGCCCCCCGCCCTCCCCTTTCGGGTCCCCCTAGGCCCCACccgggtggggggtgggggtggggtgggggtgggggctcgaCCCGCGCCCCCTCAGCGCGCATCCATCcctgcaccccccacccccccactccgCGTCCCAAAGGGGTGACAGTGACGGAGGACCCGGACTTGAGGAAAGAGGGGCTGGTTCAGGGCATGACCCGCGCCCCGTGatccccccacacccaccccgccccgccccgccccgccgcGGCGCCTGCCAGGCTTCCTGCAAACCAGCCCCATCCCATCCCAGCGCCCTCCTCAGCATCCTCATCCCCAGCCAGCCACCCTCCCGCTCCcaacagccccaccccaccccagcccaccccctGCCCGACCCTTGTCTTCTCCCGCTGCGTTTGCACCCCACTCTAGCCCGCTCTCGGCCCTCCATCCATCCCAACCTTTATCTCCTCCTCTCCCGCCCCGCTCTGCCCTGCCTGGAGGCCCCCATGGAGCCTCCGGGTTTGTCCATCTCCTTGTCTTGCACCTCCCCTCCTCCACGTCTCCCTTTCCCACCGTGAGCTCCCGCTCGctcatcccttccttccctcaccccGCAGACATTCACTGAGACCTCCTCTGTGCAGGCCCCATGCTCCAGGCACAGAAACAATCAGATCACATCCTGCCTTGGGGAGCTTCATGGGCTGGCAGGGGACAGACTCTGAGGGTGAGACCCAGGGATGAATGAACTCGGGGTTGCAGGGACATGGAGGAGGGAAAAGCCCAGACTAGCAAAATCCCCGAGTCCCCCCCATCTGGCCGCTGGTTTAATTTATTTTACCAGATGTTGCCCGGTCGATGCTCCGTGCAACCGGATTGACACTGCCTATCAGGGACCCAGAGAGTAATAGACAGGTCCCCAACTCTGCCCCACTCTGTTGGGCACGCTGGGGGTCCCAGCATGGGGCCCTGCTTCCGGGGAGGTCCGAGTCCAGTGGGAGAGATGAGTTCCTTGCCAGAAGCATCTGAGAATGAGATGGATAAACTCGGGTATAGCCGTGCAGGCTGGGATGCGGGGAGCCCATGAGATGGAGACAAATGTGTGCAGCAGACTAAATAGACAGAGAGGGCTTTCTGGAGGTACACACACACGAGGCGAGACCTGAGGAGAGAACCGGGTGACGGGATGAGGGTGGACTAGGTTCCAGTCTGAGGAACAGCCTTTTGCCAAGGCAAAGGAGCAGGTGGCACTTGGGTTCTGAAAACTTGAGCGCTCTGAGAATGGGGGCAGCAGGGGAGaggcagcactggggaggcaaacaACCCAGCTCAAGGAAGCTTGACTGCCAGACCTGAGAGAGTTCCAACTTCATCTAGCATGCGTGAGAGTCACTGAAGCAGAATCTATGAGAAAACAGTCACATTCGTACGTTGTGCAAACCATCCTGGCAGGAGGGGCGTGGACTGTGAAGGTCCAGACAGTTGCAAGTGACTGTACCCTGTAGTTGCTATAGACGGCTCTTGAACACGCGCCGATAGGACCAGCATGCTCTCCCTCCTGTTGCCTGCTCACCCTTGGTCCCTGCACCTCCAGTCCTTCATCCCAGACCACACACGAAGCAGCAGGCTGGTCTACAGCCCAGCACTCATCCCCTATTGACCGACCCTTTTACCCCATGCTGCCGGACAGTGTGTAGAGCCTCCAGGCTCAAGGCCCAAGCTGGCAGATAACAATGCTCCCGTTGTCCCTGCTCCCATCTCTGGGGGCCTCTgattcttctctctgctctatAGGCCCGCAGCACTGACAGTCTGGATGGCCCAGGGGAGGGCTCAGTGCAGCCTGTACCCCCCACAGGGGGGCCTGGTGCAAAGGGGAAGCCTGGGAAGAGGTGAGAGGGGGCTAGGGGGCTTATCTTAGGAGGGAGGGGAGCTCCAGGACAGAACTGTGGGTAACACTTTGCTTGTCTCCCAGGCTCTCGGCTCCTCGAGGTCCCTTTCCCCGGCTGGCTGACTGTGCCCATTTTCACTATGAGAATGTTGACTTTGGCCACATCCAGGTAAGGGAACTTCTGCCCTGATAGGAAGGTGAGCATGTAGCAGCCACTGCCCTGGAGCTCATCCTTGAGCCCCAGCCACCCGCATGTTTGAGCAGACACCAGCGGGAATCCGAGGCGTGAACCGCCTGGGAGAGTGGCTCTCCCATTCATCATTTACTCCTCTGTGTACTCTTCCACAGCAGTTTCTGTTTGGCATCTGCTCCGTCAGGGCTCTGTTCCCAGACAGGGATATCGCCAGGTCTTGTCCTTTCGGAGGTCCAAGAGGGGGAACCGGATCTACCCCTAGATAGTCCCAGCCAAGAAAGGTTAGGTCTGGGACAAGACAGAAGCCCTCCCTTTGGTTTGTGCTTCCCCCCTGCAGCTCCTGCTGTCTCCAGAGCGTGAAGGCCCCAGCCTCTCTGGAGAAAATGAGCTGGTGTTTGGGGTACAGGTGACCTGTCAGGTAaggctgcccctgcctctcaTCTAGCCTGAGGGACTAGCCACTGTAGTCCTCAGCGCTGGGTAATATAGTCTACTCTCTATCCTGACCGCCCCACAGGGCCGCTCCTGGCCAGTTCTCCGGAGTTATGATGATTTCCGTTCCCTGGATGCCCATCTCCACCGGTGCATATTTGACcggagattttcctgcctcccagagctccctccacccccagagGGCGCCAGGGCTGCCCAGGTAACCTATTTGTCTCAGTCCCAGCCTGAGCCAGCAAGGGTTTCCTCATCAGCCATGTGTATAGCCAGCAAGGCAAGGGAAGTAGATAGTACAGATCTCTTCTTGAGTTGGGCATGCTTGTGTGAGCCTGAAATCTCAGTGCTTGGAAGGCTGCAGTCGTATGATCCGAGTTCTAACCAATCAGAATGGAGGAGCCTTAGAAATAGAACAGGATATTAGAGTGTCCCTTTGGTTTGGCAATCATGGGCCAGGTCCAAGGGTTCGTAGGCCAGCACGGCCACATGAGTTTCACTCCAGAGCTTAGCTCAGTGTGATATGACAGTACTTCAGAACTTAGCAGCTGAGGCATGCAGGGTCATCCAGGTCGGAGTTTAGCCTGGCTTAGAGCTGAGCTTGGGCCCTGTGGGGTGGCAGTGGGCTCTGTCTTCATCCATTCACAAAGCCCTCCTTGGCAATTTGCTCCCAGATGCTGGTACCATTGCTGCTGCAGTACCTGGAGACTCTGTCAGGACTGGTGGACAGTAACCTCAACTGTGGGCCTGTGCTCACTTGGATGGAGGTGGGCCTGGCATGGAGAACCTGGAGCTAGGATCTAGTGAGAGGTGTCTGAGGCACAAGAAGCAGCCTGGGAGTGTGTGggcaaggggaagaaggaagccaGAGGGGAGGAggcatttgtattattttagtgTCTGTGTGGGTGCATGCCTGCGAGAgaaaggtaggggtgtgtgtgtgtgtgtgtgtgtgtgtgtgtgtgtgtgtgtgtgtggatttaaaGGTGTACCAGTTAGGAATGTGTTGCTTGTGAGTCACAGTCCATCTGGCTGACAGTGACTTAAGCCTAATGAATTATGAAGGATAAAAGCGAAGGAAGGTATCTATGGGAATTTGGGAACAGGAGAGTCTTGGTACAAGTCAGGGTGGGGAAGAAGAGGCAACTTGTTTTGTGCTGTTGatgttattttgtttgctttaacattttttataatttatttttttatttcattgcattggtattttgcatgcatgtgtatctctgtgagggTTTCacatcttggagttacagacagttgtgagctgccatgtgggtgctgggaattgaacccaggtcctcaggaagaatagccagtgctcttaactgctgagctatctctccagccctggcttcaacattttttattttatatggatgTTTGGCCTCTATGCCCctcaccacatgcatgcctgcaaaGTTGGATGAAAGCATCAGGTCCCCCAAACTaaatttcagatggttgtgagctgccatgtgggtgttgggaactgaacttgggtcctctagcaagtgctcttaactgctgagccatctctccagcaattTTTTAAAGAGTCAATAGGAATCTAGGtgtatcccagcactcgggaggcagaagcaggccaatctctatgaattcgaggccagcctggtctacagagcaagttccaggacagccagagctgttacaaagagaaaaccctgtcttggggggggggagggggagaagactCTTGGTGTTTGGACAATAGTTCTGAGTGACAGACACTCTTAGGGACAGGTGTTGGCCTCACTGGACACCCTTCTGAATTCTCCTTCATactttgcctctgcctcagctggACAACCATGGCAGGCGCCTGCTCCTCAGTGAAGAAGCCTCCCTCAATATCCCGGCTGTGGCTGCCGCCCACGTGGTTAAGCGGTACACTGCCCAGGCACCCGATGAGCTGTCCTTTGAGGTGAGGCTGGGCGGGAATGGACACTCCTTGTGATCCCTGTTTCTCCTGCCTTTCCTGAACCCCTCCCTCTACCCATTACCAGGTGGGAGACATTGTCTCAGTGATTGACATGCCACCTACAGAGGATCGGAGCTGGTGGCGGGGCAAACGGGGCTTCCAGGTGAGCGGAGCGAGGTGGACATGTGCGGTAGGGCACCATGCGCACCAGGGTGGCCCAGCTACTGACTGTGGTCCTTCCTCAGGTTGGTTTCTTTCCCAGTGAGTGTGTGGAGCTCTTCACAGAGAGGCCTGGCCCCGGCCTAAAGGCAGGTAAGTACCATGGAGAGCGGGCGGGCAGCTCCCCtcaccctctgcctgccacccatCCTTTCTACCGTTATCCACCCCACAGATGCTGACAGTCCCCTGTGTGGCATCCCAGCTCCTCAGGGGATCTCTTCTTTGACCTCAGGTAATGCACACAAGGAATTAGGTCTCTGCCCCTGGCTCCACCAAGTTAATTACGCCCCTGACTGAGTGGTCTGCCTTTGCCCCCACAGCTGTGCCTCGGCCACGTGGGAAGCTGGCAGGGCTCCTCCGCACCTTCATGCGCTCACGGCCCTCCCGCCAGCGGCTGCGCCAACGGGGAATCCTGCGGCAGAGGGTCTTTGGTTGTGATCTTGGAGAGCACCTCAGCAACTCAGGCCAGGACGGTGAGGCCTGGGATCTCCCACCCACCCTGCCTCAGGCGCAGCTCCGGCTCTGACCCTGCTCCTTTCTCCCAGTGCCCCAAGTGTTGCGATGCTGCTCCGAGTTTATTGAGGCCCATGGTGTGGTGGATGGAATCTACCGGCTCTCGGGTGTGTCCTCCAACATACAGAGGCTGCGGTGAGTCCCCAGAGCCTGCATTCCTTAGCACCTTCTGTCCCAACCCCGTGCTACACGCCAGGGTCAAGTTTGTGGGGGTTAGGAAGGCACAGTGCAGCGGAGCTGAGACTAACCCCGGGCAGCACACTCATGCTTTCTTGCCCTCGAGCACGCTGGGGATGACTGTGTGCATGCTAAGAAAGCATCCATCGCTGACCCATGCACTCAGCCCCTCACTGGTGTTTCTAGGCAGGTGCTCCCTcagtgagccacaccccagctccgTGTGCTGATTTAGGATTTGGACTTTATTTAAGGAAACCAAGAGGAGGTTCTGAGTCTGGGAGGCACACAGGTGGGGAGGGATGGGGCAAGGACAGGGGCCAACAGAGACTACAGGTGACAGTTGAGGGGGCAGTGAGTTGAGCAGAATCACAGAGGGGAAGGGCTTTCCCTGTGAACACATGACACTCAACTAGTTAAAGCGGCCCATGGTAGGAGCATAGTTAGTTAGACTCTGGAGTCAGCCTTAGGTAGCTGCAGGCAGAGGCATCTTGCACCTGGGTCCCCCTTGTTTTTGCCACTCACTGGGCGATTTAGTAAGGTTCTCCTTCTGGATCCCTGCACAGGGCCTAGGGAAGAGTGTTGTGACCTTCTTTTGGACTTGTGGGTAGGGGTGCCGGGCACGGCCCGATGAGCCAGGTTAACACACCTTCCTCTCCTTGACCTGGGGATTCGCAGGCATGAGTTTGATAGTGAGAGGATCCCTGAGCTGTCTGGCCCCGCCTTCCTGCAAGACATCCACAGTGTGTCCTCCCTCTGCAAGCTCTACTTCCGGGAACTGCCCAACCCCTTGCTCACTTACCAGCTCTACGGAAAGTTCAGTGTGAGTAGCGGGACATCAGGCGAGGGCGGAGGGGGCCCAGCTGCATGTGGTCCAGCACCGTCATGCCTGTCCATCACCGTCATGCCTGTTCATCACCGTCATGCCTGTCCATCACCGTCATGCCTGTCCATCACCGTCATGCCTGTCCATCGCCTCAGGAGGCTATGTCCGTGCCTGGGGAGGAAGAACGCCTGGTGCGAGTGCACGACGTCATCCAGCAGCTGCCTCCACCACACTACAGGTAAATGGGCAGGGCCAAGGAGGACCCCAGGGGGGATGCTGCCTGCAGGGAACACTATAGGTAAATGGGCAGGGCCAAGAAGGACCACAGGGGGGATGCTGCCTGCGGGGAACTGAGGTGAGCAggtgtctgctgctgcttctgtccccagGACCCTAGAGTACCTGCTGAGGCACCTGGCCCGCATGGCAAGACACAGTGCTAACACCAGCATGCATGCCCGAAACCTGGCCATTGTCTGGGCACCCAACCTGCTACGGTAAGTTACCCTCAGTGGGGTAAGAATCCATGCAGAAAATAGCCCCTGAGTAAAGACTCACATGGTACCCATGTGAGCATCTGGGGAGGATCCGACCAGGCAGAGGCAACAGAGTCCAAGCCTGAGGCAGATGGGCCTGATGATTTGGAGGGATCCCAGGGCGATCAGTTGGGCTGCAGTTGAGTAAACGAACAAGGGCAGGGAACAGAGGACGAAGTGGCCGATGATAGGAGAGCAGACTTAACAAGCCACAGGGAAGACTTCATGGTGGGTTGAGGGTTAGCCAAGGCAGGTCTCTAAGCTGGGAAAGCCCGACTGACTCAGGGCGCACAGGTTCCCTGAGGACAGAGCAGGGAGGGGCTGCTATGATCTCCGCAGGGAAAGAACGGAGACTGGGCTAGTTTgtcagtcagtcaacttcctgtaactataacaaaatatccaTAGCACTTAGCTTATAGAGAGGAAGCGTTTGTTCTGGAACACAGTTTCAGAGGGGCTTGTGGCAGGTCACACGGTGGGAGTGTATGGCAGAATAAATCTGCATAGTGCATGGCCAGGAACACAGGAGAGCCAGGGCCCCATGACTGTCTTTGAGAGCACAGCCTCCAGTGACATAAagacctctccctccctccccagcttgGGGACCAGGTCTTTACTGCGTGGACGTTTGGAGATACCTTCCCAAACTATACCAAGCAGGATGTCAGAATCTGAGCAGATTTTTTGGAGGTTGGGGTGCAGTGGGTGGTTTGCTGACAGACTGGATGTGGGCACTCAGGACTGGCTGAGGGGGAAGAAGTAGGCTTGGAGGAGTCCAAAGCCCAATTCTAGCTTCCCTTCAAGACCCTCAGAGGTACTGGCTGCAAGGACAGTGATCTCTGCTATTGGCACCACACACTTCCACTCAGGCTCAAGGTTTGTGGCTTTACTTGCTCGGCCTCCAGGTCTATGGAGCTGGAGTCAGTGGGGCTGGGCGGGGCAGCAGCCTTCCGAGAGGTCCGGGTGCAGTCGGTGGTGGTGGAGTTCCTGCTCACCCACGTGGAGGTCCTGTTCAGTGACACCTTCACCTCTGCCGGCCTGGATCCTGCAGGTACGTCCAGCCCCTCCTCTGACGTCCTGGCTACTGCCGCTCAGTGTCAGGGCTGCAGTGGGAGGGCAGGTGGGCTCCTGGCCCTACCCCTACCCCACTGACTAGACCTCCCCCCCAGTTCCTTGAGGACCCCACCCCGGCCCATCCCTCCCCGCGCCCCCCCTCCTTCTCATTTCAGCTCCTACGCCCAGGATCCCCACTTCTCGGCCAGGACGCCGTTCTTCCTTCACCCTTTATAGCTCCTGGGGGCGCTTGGGGCCTTGGGGCCAcctgggaggaggtgggaggtcCCCAGACTTGACCCCACCCTGGCCCCGCCCAGACTCCCTGCCCTGCCCCGGACCCCAGCCCAGTCAGGATTCTGCTCGTCGGAGGGCCCTCTGGCCCGAGGTAACTGACCAGAGCCACCGCCCTTGCTGGCTGCTGGGAGCTGCCTTCTCTTCAGCTCGTTCcgcctcccccttcctccttatGCCTGCTGCCCCCCCATTCCCGCCTGATCCACACCGGCCCCTGCCTTGCCAGCCCGGGTGGGCACGCTGCGGGGCCGGGGCTTGGGCTGTGACGCTTGGCTTTGCCTGTAGTCTCAAGTGGCCCAAAGCTTATAGTTGTCCCCTTTCCGACCTCTCCAGGTCGCTGCCTCCTTCCCAGACCTAAGTCCCTTGCGGGAAGCAGTCCTTCCACTCGCCTGCTGACACTGGAGGAAGCCCAGGCGCGAACCCAGGGCCGTCTTGGAACGCCTACTGAGGCCACAACTCCTAAGACCCCGGCCTCACCTGTGGAAAGGTCTGAGTGGGATGCTGGGAGGGGAGGGGTAGCTGGGAGGCCCTGGTTTCTCAGACTGCCTATTCTCTCACCCAAActccagaaggaaaagagagagaggggagaaacaACGGAAGCCAGGGGGTAGCAGTTGGAAGACCTTCTTTGCTTTGGGGCGGGGCCCCAGCATACCCCGGAAGAAACCACTGCCCTGGCTGGGTGGCAGCCGGGCCCCACCACAGCCTTCAGGTCAGAGGCTGAAGCTGAGGCCTTGCTGAGGGTGGTGGGTGTGGCTCTAGTCCTGGAGAGGCTGGTGACTTCTCTTCTCCCTACAGGCAGCAGACCTGACACTGTCACACTGAGATCTGCCAAAAGTGAGGAGTCTCTGTCATCGCAGGCCAGCGGGGCTGGTGAGCACAGGATGGACCCTACGTGTGCCCGAGTTGAGCTAGGAGGACCTGAGGGCCTGGTTTGGGGAGGTTTTGTTACCATTTTGAGGttgggtcttgctatgttgctctgactggcctggaacttactgaggTTACATGTGCGAGTCACCAGATCCAGCAAGGGATTTATTAGAGACACTAGTCACTGATTCATAAACACCCAAAAACTTCCTGGATAAGGTGAAAAGAGCCTCTATACCTTACCTGGGAGTGCCTCCCTGCGGCTGCCCTGACCAGAGGCACTTTTTACAGCGATCATCACTCGGAGGCTCACCCACATGGGGTATGCGTGAACCTTGTTGCTTAGTTCCAGTTGCTTTGGAGCATTTGTGGACAGCTATTTGTGCAGTGTGGTTTTCAGAACACACAGCCAGCCTAGCATCTCTACCGTCTGTGTTggtcagtctctctgtctctctctcttgcctgtgtgtgtgtgtgtgtgggggggctaaCCATTCCTCCACCCAATGGCTTTGGTGGTTCTTGTCAGCGATCCCTGTCACACTCacggtgggagagatggctctgccagCCGACCAAGAGTGAAGCTGCGGCTGTGTAGGGTCAGCACACAGCTAGACTGGATCAGAACAGCCAGGTTTTCCAAAATGGGTGTTCCATCTAGACCGCCTGTAGAGCGTGTGAGAAGCCGCCGTTCTCGTGCTTCATAGGTTACGCAGTCACCAGACTCCATCCCTGCGCTGGGTCTGGACCAGTTCATAACCTTGTCCTACCACTCATGCTGTCTCTGAGTAAGGCTGGGTGATCTCCAGGGAGCTCTGTTTCTTTCTGCCAGGTTGTAGCCTGTCTTCACAGATGTATCTGTCTGTAAGGTAGTGACACCCCCTCTAACTGTGTTTCCTCCCAACAGGCCTCCAGAGGCTGCACCGGCTGCGTCGGCCCCACTCCAGCAGTGATGCTTTCCCCGTGGGCCCAGCACCTGCTGGCTCCTGTGAGagcctgtcctcctcctcctcctcctcctcctcctcctcctcatcttcatcctcctcctcagaGTCCTCAGCAGCTGGCCTGGGGCCGCTCTCTGGGTCTCCCTCACACCGCACATCAGCCTGGCTAGACGATGGCGATGAGCTGGATTTCAGTCCACCACGCTGTCTGGAAGGACTTCGGGGACTCGACTTTGATCCCCTCACCTTTCGCTGCAGCAGCCCTACCCCAGGGGACCCCGCACCTCCTGCCAGCCCAGcaccgcccgcctctgcctctgccttcccaccgCGGGCAACCCCACAGGCCCCGCCACCCCATGGAGCCACCGACCCGCCTTCGCCCACCGCCCTGGACATCTCACAGCCACTGGCTGTGTCAGTGCcacctgctgtcctggaactgctcgGGGCTGGAGGGACACCTGCCTCAGTCACCCCAACGCGGGCTCTGAGCCCTAGCCCAGGCCTgcgcccccatcccatcccactgCTGCTTCCAGGAGCAGAGGCCCAGCTAAGTGACGCCTGCCAGCAGGAGTTCGGCAGCAAGCTGGCAGCGGCTGCTGGCCC
It contains:
- the Arhgap33 gene encoding rho GTPase-activating protein 33 isoform X3 yields the protein MVARSTDSLDGPGEGSVQPVPPTGGPGAKGKPGKRLSAPRGPFPRLADCAHFHYENVDFGHIQLLLSPEREGPSLSGENELVFGVQVTCQGRSWPVLRSYDDFRSLDAHLHRCIFDRRFSCLPELPPPPEGARAAQMLVPLLLQYLETLSGLVDSNLNCGPVLTWMELDNHGRRLLLSEEASLNIPAVAAAHVVKRYTAQAPDELSFEVGDIVSVIDMPPTEDRSWWRGKRGFQVGFFPSECVELFTERPGPGLKADADSPLCGIPAPQGISSLTSAVPRPRGKLAGLLRTFMRSRPSRQRLRQRGILRQRVFGCDLGEHLSNSGQDVPQVLRCCSEFIEAHGVVDGIYRLSGVSSNIQRLRHEFDSERIPELSGPAFLQDIHSVSSLCKLYFRELPNPLLTYQLYGKFSEAMSVPGEEERLVRVHDVIQQLPPPHYRTLEYLLRHLARMARHSANTSMHARNLAIVWAPNLLRSMELESVGLGGAAAFREVRVQSVVVEFLLTHVEVLFSDTFTSAGLDPAGRCLLPRPKSLAGSSPSTRLLTLEEAQARTQGRLGTPTEATTPKTPASPVERRKRERGEKQRKPGGSSWKTFFALGRGPSIPRKKPLPWLGGSRAPPQPSGSRPDTVTLRSAKSEESLSSQASGAGLQRLHRLRRPHSSSDAFPVGPAPAGSCESLSSSSSSSSSSSSSSSSSSESSAAGLGPLSGSPSHRTSAWLDDGDELDFSPPRCLEGLRGLDFDPLTFRCSSPTPGDPAPPASPAPPASASAFPPRATPQAPPPHGATDPPSPTALDISQPLAVSVPPAVLELLGAGGTPASVTPTRALSPSPGLRPHPIPLLLPGAEAQLSDACQQEFGSKLAAAAGPGPRGAPGQHSPGTDSPLLPPPLSLLRPGGAPPPPPKNPARLMALALAERAQQVAEQQSQQEQGGTPPAPHSPFRRSLSLEVGGEPVGTSGSGPPPPGSLAHPGAWAPGPPSYLPRQQSDGSLVRSQRPLGTSRRGPRGPSQTSAQLRASGAYRDAPEMAAQSPCSVPSQGSNPSFFSTPRECLPPFLGVSKQGLYSLGPPSFPPSPPAPVWRNSLGAPSALDRGDSLYYEIGAGEGTSYSGPSRPWSPFRSMPPDRLNASYGMLGQSPPLHRSPDFLLSYPPPSSCFPSDHLSHSVSRHTARRPPRPEPLYVNLALGPRGPSPASSSSSSPPAHPRSRSDPGPPVPRLPQKQRAPWGPRAPHQVPGPWGSPEPLLLYRAAPPAYGRGSELRGSLYRNGGHRGEGAGPPPPYPTPSWSLHSEGQTRSYC
- the Arhgap33 gene encoding rho GTPase-activating protein 33 isoform X2; protein product: MLQAQKQSDHILPWGASWAGRGQTLRARSTDSLDGPGEGSVQPVPPTGGPGAKGKPGKRLSAPRGPFPRLADCAHFHYENVDFGHIQLLLSPEREGPSLSGENELVFGVQVTCQGRSWPVLRSYDDFRSLDAHLHRCIFDRRFSCLPELPPPPEGARAAQMLVPLLLQYLETLSGLVDSNLNCGPVLTWMELDNHGRRLLLSEEASLNIPAVAAAHVVKRYTAQAPDELSFEVGDIVSVIDMPPTEDRSWWRGKRGFQVGFFPSECVELFTERPGPGLKADADSPLCGIPAPQGISSLTSAVPRPRGKLAGLLRTFMRSRPSRQRLRQRGILRQRVFGCDLGEHLSNSGQDVPQVLRCCSEFIEAHGVVDGIYRLSGVSSNIQRLRHEFDSERIPELSGPAFLQDIHSVSSLCKLYFRELPNPLLTYQLYGKFSEAMSVPGEEERLVRVHDVIQQLPPPHYRTLEYLLRHLARMARHSANTSMHARNLAIVWAPNLLRSMELESVGLGGAAAFREVRVQSVVVEFLLTHVEVLFSDTFTSAGLDPAGRCLLPRPKSLAGSSPSTRLLTLEEAQARTQGRLGTPTEATTPKTPASPVERRKRERGEKQRKPGGSSWKTFFALGRGPSIPRKKPLPWLGGSRAPPQPSGSRPDTVTLRSAKSEESLSSQASGAGLQRLHRLRRPHSSSDAFPVGPAPAGSCESLSSSSSSSSSSSSSSSSSSESSAAGLGPLSGSPSHRTSAWLDDGDELDFSPPRCLEGLRGLDFDPLTFRCSSPTPGDPAPPASPAPPASASAFPPRATPQAPPPHGATDPPSPTALDISQPLAVSVPPAVLELLGAGGTPASVTPTRALSPSPGLRPHPIPLLLPGAEAQLSDACQQEFGSKLAAAAGPGPRGAPGQHSPGTDSPLLPPPLSLLRPGGAPPPPPKNPARLMALALAERAQQVAEQQSQQEQGGTPPAPHSPFRRSLSLEVGGEPVGTSGSGPPPPGSLAHPGAWAPGPPSYLPRQQSDGSLVRSQRPLGTSRRGPRGPSQTSAQLRASGAYRDAPEMAAQSPCSVPSQGSNPSFFSTPRECLPPFLGVSKQGLYSLGPPSFPPSPPAPVWRNSLGAPSALDRGDSLYYEIGAGEGTSYSGPSRPWSPFRSMPPDRLNASYGMLGQSPPLHRSPDFLLSYPPPSSCFPSDHLSHSVSRHTARRPPRPEPLYVNLALGPRGPSPASSSSSSPPAHPRSRSDPGPPVPRLPQKQRAPWGPRAPHQVPGPWGSPEPLLLYRAAPPAYGRGSELRGSLYRNGGHRGEGAGPPPPYPTPSWSLHSEGQTRSYC